In Drosophila yakuba strain Tai18E2 chromosome 2R, Prin_Dyak_Tai18E2_2.1, whole genome shotgun sequence, a single genomic region encodes these proteins:
- the LOC6530350 gene encoding 40S ribosomal protein S23: protein MGKPRGLRTARKHVNHRRDQRWADKDYKKAHLGTRWKANPFGGASHAKGIVLEKVGVEAKQPNSAIRKCVRVQLIKNGKKITAFVPRDGSLNYIEENDEVLVAGFGRKGHAVGDIPGVRFKVVKVANVSLLALYKEKKERPRS from the exons ATGG GCAAGCCAAGAGGTCTGCGCACTGCCAGGAAGCATGTGAACCACCGTCGTGACCAGCGTTGGGCCGACAAGGACTACAAGAAGGCTCATTTGGGAACCAGATGGAAGGCCAATCCCTTCGGAGGTGCTTCCCACGCCAAGGGAATCGTCCTGGAGAAGGT CGGCGTCGAGGCCAAGCAGCCTAACTCTGCCATCCGCAAGTGCGTGAGGGTGCAGCTCATCAAGAACGGCAAGAAGATCACCGCCTTCGTGCCCCGTGACGGTAGCTTGAACTACATTGAGGAGAACGACGAGGTCCTGGTCGCCGGTTTCGGTCGTAAGGGTCATGCCGTCGGTGATATTCCCGGTGTGCGCTTCAAGGTTGTCAAGGTCGCCAACGTCTCCCTGTTGGCTCTCTACAAGGAGAAGAAGGAACGCCCAAGATCTTAG